A stretch of the Acidobacteriaceae bacterium genome encodes the following:
- the trpD gene encoding anthranilate phosphoribosyltransferase: protein MSIRTELRRIVEDRATLSRGEATTLMQRILASDVPEMELAALLGAMAGRGETAAEIAGFAQTLRALATPLPLTDEERTQIVDTCGTGGDGSGTFNISTAAALVAAAAGAKVAKHGNRAITSRCGSADVLDALGIPTEHSPDAAAEALRKTGFCFLLAPAHHPAMKALMPIRRALGVRTILHVLGPLLNPAGAKRQVMGVYAGRLVAPVAQAMVLLGTTHGIVVHGHQGLDELSLSGPSDVAVVHDESVRLDTVAPDALQLGRAPIAALAGGDAQANAAILRAVFTGERGPRRDVVLLNAAAVLVVAGLAKNLPDGIARAAETIDSGSVVRLIVRLQR from the coding sequence ATGTCAATCCGAACGGAGTTGCGCCGAATTGTCGAGGATCGCGCGACGTTGAGCCGAGGTGAGGCGACAACGCTCATGCAGCGTATCCTCGCGAGCGACGTTCCCGAGATGGAACTCGCCGCGCTCCTCGGTGCAATGGCTGGGCGCGGCGAAACCGCCGCCGAGATCGCCGGCTTCGCCCAGACCCTCCGCGCACTCGCCACACCACTTCCCCTCACCGACGAAGAGCGAACCCAGATCGTCGACACCTGCGGCACTGGTGGCGACGGCAGCGGCACCTTCAACATCTCCACCGCGGCGGCGCTGGTGGCGGCCGCCGCGGGCGCCAAGGTCGCCAAGCACGGCAACCGTGCGATCACCTCACGCTGTGGCTCCGCGGACGTCCTGGACGCCCTCGGTATCCCGACAGAACACTCTCCGGACGCAGCGGCGGAGGCCCTGCGGAAGACCGGATTCTGCTTCCTGCTGGCGCCAGCGCACCATCCGGCCATGAAGGCCCTGATGCCGATCCGGCGCGCACTCGGGGTGCGCACCATCCTGCACGTGCTGGGTCCGCTGCTGAACCCCGCCGGCGCGAAGCGACAGGTGATGGGCGTCTACGCCGGCCGCCTGGTGGCCCCCGTCGCGCAAGCCATGGTGCTGCTGGGCACCACACACGGAATTGTGGTGCATGGTCATCAGGGACTCGATGAATTGTCGCTGAGCGGGCCGAGCGACGTGGCAGTCGTTCACGACGAATCGGTGCGCCTGGATACGGTTGCACCGGACGCGCTTCAACTGGGAAGAGCGCCGATCGCGGCGCTTGCCGGCGGAGATGCGCAGGCGAATGCCGCGATTCTTCGCGCGGTCTTTACCGGAGAGCGTGGACCGCGCCGCGACGTTGTTCTGCTGAACGCCGCTGCAGTTCTGGTTGTTGCGGGGCTGGCGAAGAACCTGCCGGACGGCATAGCCCGCGCAGCGGAGACAATTGACTCCGGCTCGGTCGTGCGGTTGATCGTGCGCCTGCAGCGATAG
- a CDS encoding tetratricopeptide repeat protein → MRIRLVAISIIALLCVQAHAESTPTWLQVSTPHFTVISDANEKQARHVADQFERMQAVFHRILPGAKSDLASPIFVLAAKNRRDFQALLPADRIGKGSLDLAGLFMQGSDRNYILLRLDAEGEHPFSTVYHEYTHYITREARLPVWLNEGIAEFYQNTDIDAHEIRFGQPSAADLELLRSKTLVPLPTIFDVGYDSPYYHDEEKGSMFYSESWALTYMLYLSDFTKKTTFVSNYLKALDAGQTSLTAAVSAFGDLGKLQNALKDELNQSSFKYLSLKMDTPNNEASYKVEALTPADANAYRADILVCNNRMDDAQKVIDSVLAANPNSALAYESEGLLHLRQNDIEGARKAYAQSAALHSTSFLAWYYAGVLNMRHSINENPEIEADLQQSLKLNPNFAPANDALAGYYTATHKNLDDALRLSLTAVSAEPDNFHYRLNNANLHMVRNEIPSALSVLEAARPLAHNPAEIAELNARIEDIHRFEDRASAASAVPSGSVSTVSFSTHNADGKPSAVLPVNAATDDPHYPDGPPSGAHHTARGVLHNVQCSYPTVLTLTVDGGKHPVALYTNNMYKISYTAGNFVPKDALNPCKLDGMKAAVSYTEVTDPRVAGQIVAIEVDK, encoded by the coding sequence ATGCGCATACGTCTTGTTGCGATCTCTATCATTGCGCTGCTCTGCGTCCAGGCGCACGCCGAATCTACTCCCACTTGGCTCCAGGTCAGCACGCCGCACTTCACCGTCATCAGCGATGCCAACGAGAAACAGGCCCGCCACGTCGCCGATCAGTTCGAGCGCATGCAGGCCGTCTTTCACAGAATCCTGCCGGGTGCAAAGTCGGATCTAGCCTCTCCAATCTTCGTCCTTGCGGCTAAGAATCGGCGTGACTTCCAGGCGCTCCTTCCTGCCGATCGAATCGGCAAGGGAAGCCTCGACCTCGCCGGCTTGTTCATGCAGGGCTCTGACCGCAATTACATACTGCTCCGGCTCGATGCTGAAGGCGAGCATCCGTTCTCCACCGTCTACCACGAGTACACGCACTACATCACCCGTGAAGCCAGGCTGCCCGTCTGGCTCAACGAAGGCATCGCCGAGTTCTACCAGAACACTGATATCGACGCCCACGAGATTCGTTTCGGCCAACCCAGCGCAGCTGACCTTGAACTGCTGCGCTCGAAGACTTTGGTTCCTCTCCCCACGATCTTCGACGTGGGCTACGACTCTCCTTACTACCACGATGAGGAGAAGGGCTCGATGTTCTACTCCGAGTCGTGGGCGCTCACCTACATGCTGTACTTAAGCGACTTCACTAAAAAGACCACCTTTGTCTCGAATTATCTGAAGGCCCTCGACGCCGGCCAGACGTCGCTTACCGCGGCAGTCTCGGCCTTCGGCGATCTCGGTAAGCTCCAGAACGCGCTTAAGGACGAACTCAATCAGAGCAGCTTTAAATATCTGAGTCTGAAAATGGACACGCCCAACAACGAGGCGTCGTACAAGGTCGAAGCGCTCACTCCCGCTGACGCGAACGCTTACCGGGCGGACATTCTCGTCTGTAACAACCGCATGGACGACGCGCAGAAGGTCATCGACTCCGTTCTCGCCGCCAATCCCAACAGCGCTCTGGCCTACGAAAGCGAAGGCCTGCTGCATCTTCGCCAGAACGATATTGAAGGCGCGCGCAAAGCCTACGCCCAGTCCGCGGCCCTGCACTCCACCAGCTTCCTCGCCTGGTATTACGCAGGTGTTCTCAACATGCGTCACAGCATCAACGAAAACCCGGAGATCGAGGCCGACCTCCAGCAGTCGTTGAAGTTGAACCCGAACTTCGCCCCAGCCAACGACGCGCTTGCCGGCTACTACACCGCCACGCACAAGAATCTCGACGACGCACTCCGCCTCAGCCTCACCGCCGTCAGCGCTGAGCCGGACAACTTCCATTACCGGCTCAATAACGCGAACCTTCACATGGTCCGCAACGAAATCCCCTCGGCTCTCTCCGTCCTTGAGGCCGCCCGCCCTCTGGCCCACAACCCCGCCGAGATCGCAGAGCTCAACGCCCGCATCGAGGACATTCATCGCTTTGAAGACCGAGCCTCTGCCGCATCCGCCGTCCCGTCCGGCTCCGTCTCGACCGTTTCGTTCTCCACCCACAACGCTGATGGCAAACCCTCAGCCGTCCTTCCCGTGAACGCCGCCACCGATGACCCGCATTACCCAGACGGCCCACCCTCCGGCGCTCACCACACCGCCAGGGGCGTTCTCCACAACGTCCAGTGTTCCTATCCCACCGTCCTCACCCTGACCGTGGACGGCGGCAAACACCCAGTCGCGCTCTACACCAACAATATGTACAAGATCAGCTACACGGCGGGGAACTTCGTCCCGAAGGACGCCCTGAACCCCTGCAAACTGGACGGAATGAAGGCCGCCGTGAGCTACACCGAAGTAACCGATCCGCGGGTTGCGGGCCAGATCGTCGCGATTGAAGTAGACAAATAA
- a CDS encoding aldose epimerase family protein, translating to MNKLLRVILLTMTSFTAASAATTVQHSVFGHMPDGQPVEIYTLKSPAVQLQVITYGARVVNLETKDRNGKMENIVLGYGVFDKYLQGKNGYMGSVPGRYANRIANGRFTLQGKPYQITTNEGTTALHGGKEGFDSRNWTSKEIPSGVEFTLVSPDGDQGFPGTLTAHVRYTLHDNKVAIDYSATTDKPTVLNLTNHTYFNLSGDGSGSILNEVMKIDADKFTPINSTFIPTGQLAPVAGTPLDFTNPHVIGERINTDNEQLKLAHGYDHNFVLRGKMGELHPAAQVYDPASGRVLTVDTTQPGVQFYSGNMLNGSLTSRTGAKYESRTGFCLETQHFPDSPNHPDFPSTELKPGQTFHSETTWTFTTKS from the coding sequence TTGAACAAGCTGCTTCGCGTTATTCTGCTGACCATGACCTCGTTTACTGCCGCATCAGCCGCCACTACAGTTCAGCACAGCGTTTTCGGCCACATGCCTGATGGCCAGCCGGTGGAGATTTACACACTGAAGAGCCCGGCCGTGCAGTTGCAGGTGATCACGTACGGCGCGCGCGTCGTGAATCTGGAAACGAAGGACCGCAACGGCAAGATGGAAAACATCGTGCTCGGTTATGGAGTCTTCGATAAATACCTGCAGGGCAAGAACGGGTATATGGGCTCCGTGCCCGGGCGCTATGCAAACCGGATTGCGAACGGCCGGTTCACGCTCCAAGGCAAGCCGTATCAGATCACGACCAACGAGGGTACAACCGCGCTGCACGGTGGCAAGGAGGGCTTCGATTCCCGGAACTGGACATCGAAGGAAATTCCTTCGGGTGTCGAGTTCACTCTTGTGAGCCCGGACGGCGATCAGGGATTTCCTGGCACGCTGACGGCGCATGTGCGCTATACGCTGCACGATAACAAGGTGGCTATCGATTACAGCGCGACGACTGATAAGCCGACTGTGCTGAATCTCACCAATCACACGTATTTCAACCTGAGTGGTGATGGCAGCGGGTCGATTCTGAACGAGGTAATGAAGATCGATGCCGACAAGTTCACGCCGATCAATTCGACGTTTATCCCGACGGGACAGCTGGCGCCTGTGGCCGGAACTCCGCTCGACTTCACGAATCCGCACGTGATCGGGGAGCGCATCAACACGGATAACGAGCAGTTGAAGCTCGCGCATGGATACGATCACAACTTTGTGCTGCGTGGAAAAATGGGCGAGCTGCATCCGGCGGCGCAGGTCTACGACCCGGCGAGCGGACGCGTGCTGACGGTGGATACGACGCAGCCAGGCGTGCAGTTCTACTCCGGAAATATGCTCAATGGCAGCTTAACCAGCCGTACCGGTGCGAAGTACGAGAGCCGCACGGGCTTTTGCCTGGAGACGCAGCACTTCCCGGACTCGCCGAACCATCCGGACTTTCCGAGCACGGAGCTGAAGCCGGGGCAGACGTTCCACAGCGAAACGACGTGGACGTTTACGACGAAGAGTTAA
- the ndk gene encoding nucleoside-diphosphate kinase, with amino-acid sequence MSQRTFSIIKPDAVRKGYTAAILAEIEKAGFKIVGIKKIGLTKEQAEGFYYVHAARPFFGELTTFMSSGTIVPMVLEKENAIADLRTLMGATDPAKADAGTIRKKYASSIGENAIHGSDAEDTAAFEIGYFFAGYELK; translated from the coding sequence GTGTCACAGCGCACCTTCAGCATCATCAAGCCGGACGCGGTCCGCAAGGGCTACACGGCGGCCATTCTCGCGGAGATTGAGAAGGCAGGATTCAAGATTGTCGGCATCAAGAAGATTGGACTTACCAAGGAGCAGGCAGAGGGCTTCTACTACGTGCATGCAGCGCGGCCGTTCTTCGGTGAGCTGACCACGTTCATGAGCTCGGGCACGATTGTGCCGATGGTGCTCGAGAAGGAGAATGCGATTGCCGACCTGCGCACGCTGATGGGTGCGACGGACCCGGCGAAGGCGGACGCGGGGACGATTCGCAAGAAGTATGCGTCGTCGATCGGCGAGAATGCGATCCATGGTTCGGACGCAGAGGATACGGCTGCGTTCGAGATCGGCTACTTCTTTGCGGGTTATGAACTGAAGTAG
- a CDS encoding YceI family protein — translation MRLSNSSLFSTVILAGALVSGVSALAQKTTYEIDPAHSAITFGIKHMAISTVHGRFAIKDGVIEMDPKNLADSSVQATIDVASVDTGVSARDTDLKSPHFFDAEKYPTATFRSTKVVAAGDGYDVIGDLNLHGVTKTVTLHLDPPSKEQMGPGKKPRRGFTATTTIRRQDFGLNWNGTLPSGDAMLGDDVKMEFDIEAAQK, via the coding sequence ATGCGTCTAAGCAATTCCAGCTTGTTCTCCACAGTAATTCTGGCCGGTGCGCTTGTGAGCGGTGTGAGCGCGCTCGCCCAGAAGACCACCTACGAGATCGATCCGGCGCATTCCGCGATCACATTCGGGATCAAACACATGGCTATCTCGACCGTGCATGGCCGATTTGCGATCAAGGATGGCGTGATCGAGATGGACCCGAAGAACCTGGCCGACTCGTCTGTACAGGCGACGATTGACGTAGCGAGTGTGGACACAGGGGTTTCCGCAAGGGACACGGACCTGAAGAGCCCGCACTTTTTCGATGCGGAGAAGTATCCCACGGCGACCTTCAGGAGCACGAAGGTGGTCGCTGCAGGCGACGGATATGACGTCATCGGCGACCTGAACCTGCATGGTGTGACAAAGACGGTCACGCTGCATCTCGATCCGCCGAGCAAGGAACAGATGGGACCGGGCAAAAAGCCGCGGCGCGGATTCACGGCGACGACCACGATACGCCGGCAGGATTTCGGGCTCAACTGGAATGGAACACTTCCGTCCGGCGATGCGATGCTCGGCGACGACGTGAAGATGGAGTTCGATATCGAAGCGGCGCAGAAGTAG
- a CDS encoding SGNH/GDSL hydrolase family protein, with product MTLTIRRSPSQFLASLLLIASFAITASAGAQDHWVGTWSTAPVSSSNSNSRFSDDTTLREIVHVSIGGSSVRIVLSNAFGTDTLKIGGAAVALTGPGNTVKGASVPALFHGQPAVDIPAGAEVVSDPIALNLPPLGDLAITIFVPGQTVSTITQHSFADDTNYELAGNQLTSADFSGATTVRSWPFLKAVEVLAPRDAGAIVCFGDSITDGAHSTPDKNMRWPDVLARRLQADKKTARLGVLNEGIGGNRLLHDVTGPNALERFDRDVLDQSGVKYLIILEGINDIGHAYDPEKPYDVVTAEQLQMALSQLVDRAHAHGIKVIGATLTPYVGAKYQSPQGEKVREAENDFILHSGKFDGVIDFAKATADSADPTHFAASAGSTDNLHPGDSGYQTMGDSIDLKLFR from the coding sequence ATGACTCTGACGATTCGCCGCTCGCCATCGCAATTCCTCGCTTCCCTACTGCTAATTGCCTCATTCGCGATCACTGCGAGCGCCGGCGCGCAGGATCACTGGGTCGGTACCTGGTCGACCGCCCCCGTTTCCTCGAGTAACAGCAACAGCCGCTTCTCCGACGACACGACGCTGCGCGAGATCGTGCACGTGTCAATAGGAGGGTCGTCCGTGCGTATCGTGCTCAGCAACGCGTTCGGTACCGACACCCTGAAGATCGGTGGCGCCGCCGTCGCGCTCACCGGCCCCGGCAACACCGTCAAGGGCGCCTCTGTTCCCGCCCTCTTCCACGGGCAGCCCGCCGTCGACATCCCCGCTGGCGCTGAGGTCGTCAGCGATCCCATTGCGCTCAATCTGCCTCCGCTCGGCGATCTCGCCATCACGATCTTCGTCCCCGGCCAGACCGTGAGCACCATCACCCAGCACAGCTTCGCCGACGACACCAACTACGAGCTCGCCGGCAACCAGCTCACTTCAGCGGACTTCTCCGGCGCCACAACCGTGCGCTCCTGGCCCTTCCTCAAGGCCGTCGAGGTCCTCGCTCCGCGCGATGCCGGCGCGATCGTCTGCTTCGGCGACAGCATCACCGACGGCGCTCACAGCACGCCTGATAAAAACATGCGCTGGCCCGACGTGCTCGCACGTCGCCTGCAGGCCGACAAGAAGACCGCCCGCCTCGGCGTGCTCAACGAAGGCATCGGCGGCAATCGCCTGCTGCACGATGTCACAGGGCCCAATGCACTCGAGCGATTCGACCGCGACGTCCTCGACCAGAGCGGCGTGAAGTACCTGATCATCCTCGAAGGCATCAACGATATCGGCCACGCATACGACCCGGAAAAGCCGTACGACGTCGTCACCGCCGAACAGCTTCAGATGGCCCTCTCGCAACTCGTCGACCGCGCTCACGCGCACGGCATCAAGGTCATCGGCGCCACACTGACACCCTACGTCGGTGCGAAGTATCAGTCTCCACAAGGCGAGAAGGTCCGCGAAGCCGAGAACGACTTCATCCTGCACAGCGGCAAGTTCGACGGCGTCATCGACTTCGCCAAAGCCACCGCCGACTCAGCCGACCCCACACACTTCGCCGCCAGCGCGGGCAGCACCGACAACCTGCATCCCGGCGATTCCGGCTATCAAACAATGGGCGACTCAATCGACCTCAAGCTTTTCAGATAA
- a CDS encoding AI-2E family transporter, producing the protein MPLILHPSSPPVPLTPQEHQQRTIRGYILFFFAMAVLLAVLWKLRSVLEIVYVSALFAVVLSPIVQQVMKLRIFGKQPSRTVAVLGLVILVFLLLITFAVFAFPPVIHDVQHFTSDLPERLPAMAARLRSLPFADHLGLDSLSAKAQHLATTAASYVVASAPKWIVRVLDVITTGILCVYFMLEGEFAYFYFLALIPLESRERLARTLTAAEGRMSKWLIGQFALMLILGVTSTAVFHGLHVRYSVLLGVLMGLFNIVPVIGGLITILLAAAVAAMDSWSKMAGVFIFYVIYLQIENAFLTPRIMRTSVNLMGLSVLIALLAGSELAGVVGALVAVPSAALVAVLMDEYFVQKDADANAKVAAADASSA; encoded by the coding sequence GTGCCACTTATCCTGCATCCTTCCAGCCCGCCCGTTCCACTCACGCCGCAGGAGCACCAGCAGCGCACTATCCGGGGTTACATCCTCTTCTTTTTCGCCATGGCGGTGCTGCTCGCCGTGCTCTGGAAACTTCGCAGCGTACTCGAGATCGTCTACGTCAGCGCGCTCTTCGCCGTGGTGCTGTCCCCGATCGTGCAACAGGTCATGAAGCTGCGCATCTTCGGCAAGCAGCCCTCCAGAACCGTAGCTGTGCTCGGCCTTGTCATCCTGGTATTCCTGCTTCTCATTACCTTCGCCGTCTTCGCGTTTCCACCCGTCATTCATGATGTCCAACACTTCACTAGTGATCTCCCGGAACGCCTCCCTGCAATGGCGGCCAGGTTGCGCAGTCTTCCTTTCGCGGATCATCTTGGGCTGGACAGTCTGAGTGCAAAGGCCCAGCATCTCGCCACGACCGCCGCATCGTATGTGGTCGCGTCCGCGCCCAAGTGGATCGTCCGCGTACTGGACGTCATCACAACGGGAATCCTGTGCGTCTACTTCATGCTCGAGGGCGAGTTTGCCTATTTCTACTTTCTCGCGCTCATCCCGCTTGAATCACGCGAGCGTCTTGCACGGACATTGACGGCAGCCGAAGGACGTATGAGCAAATGGCTCATCGGACAATTTGCGCTGATGTTGATTCTCGGTGTGACGAGCACGGCCGTCTTCCATGGCCTGCACGTCCGCTACTCCGTCCTGCTGGGCGTGCTGATGGGGCTATTCAACATCGTCCCGGTCATCGGCGGACTCATCACGATCCTGCTCGCCGCAGCGGTTGCGGCGATGGATTCATGGTCCAAGATGGCAGGCGTCTTTATCTTCTACGTCATCTATCTGCAGATAGAGAACGCCTTCCTGACGCCGCGCATCATGCGCACCAGCGTGAACCTGATGGGCCTTTCCGTTTTGATTGCATTGCTCGCCGGCTCAGAACTCGCGGGGGTCGTCGGGGCACTGGTTGCTGTTCCGTCTGCGGCACTTGTCGCCGTGCTCATGGACGAATACTTCGTGCAGAAGGATGCGGACGCCAACGCGAAGGTCGCCGCTGCAGACGCCAGCTCCGCCTAG
- a CDS encoding shikimate kinase, producing MPPIVPKSHHSDDAHARASSIERLVLTGFMGSGKSTIGRHLAERLGWRFVDLDHLIEERDGRTVARIFAESGEPAFRAKETEALATSLHESRIIVALGGGALETPANRHALSTASRTCVVLLSAEFDTLFDRCQQQITSAATAALPIRPLLGDREAAAARLARREPIYREAADVILDTTGQLPEQSVEALLTILASIL from the coding sequence ATGCCTCCAATCGTCCCAAAGAGCCACCACTCCGACGACGCACACGCGCGCGCGTCATCGATCGAGCGCCTCGTGCTCACCGGATTCATGGGCTCCGGCAAGAGCACCATCGGCCGGCACCTGGCCGAGCGCCTCGGCTGGCGCTTCGTCGATCTCGACCACCTCATCGAAGAGCGCGACGGCCGCACCGTGGCTCGCATCTTTGCCGAGAGTGGCGAACCGGCTTTTCGCGCCAAAGAGACCGAAGCACTCGCCACATCTCTTCATGAGTCACGCATCATAGTGGCGCTTGGCGGAGGCGCGCTGGAAACGCCTGCCAATCGCCACGCACTCTCCACTGCGTCGAGGACGTGCGTCGTCCTCCTCAGTGCCGAATTCGACACGCTATTTGACCGTTGTCAGCAACAGATCACCAGCGCCGCTACCGCTGCCCTGCCCATTCGCCCGCTGCTTGGTGATCGCGAAGCCGCCGCAGCGCGTCTCGCCCGGCGCGAGCCGATCTATCGCGAGGCGGCCGACGTCATCCTCGACACCACAGGCCAACTGCCTGAGCAGAGCGTCGAAGCGTTGCTCACAATCCTCGCGAGTATCCTCTAG
- the sucC gene encoding ADP-forming succinate--CoA ligase subunit beta, translating into MKIHEYQAKEILRKYGVAVPAGEMATTQEEADAAAKQLFSAGNAVVVVKAQIHAGGRGKGGGVKLAKSIEQADEYSKAILGMQLVTHQTGAQGQKVQRLLIEAGSAIARELYLGIVLDRASSQVVFMASQAGGMEIEEVAHDTPEAIYKEYIDPAIGFQPYQARRLAFKLGLEAAQVGEAVKFMMGLYRAFIETDSSLMEINPFITTKDGKLMALDCKINFDDNALFRHKDLKELRDLSEEDPLEVEASKFALNYIKLDGNIACMVNGAGLAMATMDIIQYAGGSPANFLDVGGGANQEQIENAFGILLSDKNVKAIFINIFGGILRVDVLATAVVAAAKKLNVKLPIVLRLEGTNVEEGRKIIEESGLKFQVGATMKEAADLVVAAAKGVK; encoded by the coding sequence ATGAAGATTCACGAGTATCAGGCCAAGGAGATTCTGCGGAAGTACGGCGTTGCCGTTCCCGCAGGTGAGATGGCCACCACGCAGGAAGAGGCTGACGCTGCGGCCAAGCAGCTCTTCTCGGCCGGCAACGCGGTTGTCGTCGTCAAGGCGCAGATCCATGCAGGTGGGCGCGGCAAAGGCGGCGGCGTCAAGCTGGCGAAGTCCATCGAGCAGGCCGACGAGTACTCGAAGGCGATCCTCGGCATGCAGCTTGTGACCCACCAGACCGGGGCGCAGGGCCAGAAGGTGCAGCGGTTGCTGATCGAGGCCGGCTCTGCCATTGCACGCGAGCTTTACCTCGGCATCGTGCTCGACCGCGCGAGCTCGCAGGTAGTCTTCATGGCGTCGCAGGCCGGCGGCATGGAGATCGAGGAGGTCGCGCACGACACGCCCGAAGCGATCTACAAGGAGTACATCGATCCGGCGATCGGATTTCAGCCGTACCAGGCCCGGCGTCTCGCATTCAAGTTGGGCCTGGAGGCCGCGCAGGTTGGTGAGGCCGTGAAGTTCATGATGGGCCTCTACCGCGCGTTCATCGAGACTGACAGCTCGCTGATGGAGATCAACCCGTTCATCACGACGAAGGACGGCAAGCTGATGGCGCTCGACTGCAAGATCAACTTCGACGACAACGCGCTCTTCCGGCATAAGGACCTGAAGGAGCTGCGTGATCTAAGCGAGGAAGATCCGCTCGAGGTCGAGGCTTCGAAGTTTGCGCTGAACTACATCAAGCTCGACGGCAACATTGCGTGCATGGTGAACGGCGCAGGGCTTGCGATGGCGACGATGGACATCATCCAATACGCCGGCGGATCGCCTGCAAACTTCCTCGACGTTGGTGGTGGAGCGAACCAGGAGCAGATTGAGAATGCGTTCGGGATTCTGCTTTCGGACAAGAACGTGAAGGCAATCTTCATCAATATTTTCGGCGGAATTCTGCGGGTTGATGTGCTGGCAACTGCCGTTGTGGCAGCAGCCAAGAAGCTGAATGTCAAACTTCCGATAGTTCTTCGTCTCGAAGGCACAAATGTCGAAGAAGGAAGAAAGATTATTGAGGAGTCGGGCTTGAAGTTCCAAGTTGGGGCCACGATGAAGGAAGCAGCAGATTTGGTGGTTGCAGCCGCGAAGGGAGTGAAGTAA
- the sucD gene encoding succinate--CoA ligase subunit alpha — MSVLVDKNTRLIVQGITGREGTFHAKGCSEYSKQFGVDIVVGGVTPGKGGTTHEGWPVFNTVEEAVKATGANATMIFVPPPAAADGILEAADAGLPLVVCITEGIPVLDMVKVWEVVKHSKSRLIGPNCPGVISPGKAKIGIMPGRIHKEGSVGIVSRSGTLTYEAVYQLTTRGIGQSTAIGIGGDPIVGTTHIDALKLLNDDPGTEAIIMIGEIGGTNEEKAAEFIKANVKKPVVGFIAGQTAPPGRRMGHAGAIISGGEGTAESKMEAMANAGIHVVKSPAEIGETMAKVLGKA; from the coding sequence ATGAGCGTTCTCGTAGACAAGAACACGCGGCTGATTGTGCAGGGAATCACCGGGCGCGAAGGCACGTTTCATGCGAAGGGTTGCTCGGAGTATTCGAAGCAGTTCGGCGTGGACATCGTTGTAGGCGGAGTGACGCCGGGCAAGGGTGGAACGACGCATGAGGGTTGGCCGGTCTTCAACACCGTCGAAGAGGCGGTGAAGGCGACCGGGGCGAACGCGACCATGATCTTCGTTCCGCCACCGGCCGCGGCGGACGGCATCCTCGAAGCGGCCGATGCCGGGCTGCCGCTGGTGGTGTGCATTACCGAGGGCATTCCGGTGCTGGACATGGTGAAGGTCTGGGAGGTGGTGAAGCATTCGAAGTCGCGCCTCATCGGACCGAACTGCCCGGGTGTGATTTCGCCGGGCAAGGCGAAGATCGGCATCATGCCAGGGCGCATTCACAAAGAGGGAAGCGTCGGGATCGTTTCGCGCTCCGGCACGCTGACGTATGAGGCTGTGTATCAGCTGACGACGCGTGGCATCGGGCAGTCGACAGCGATTGGGATTGGCGGCGATCCGATCGTCGGGACGACGCACATCGATGCGCTGAAGCTGCTGAACGACGATCCGGGAACGGAAGCGATCATCATGATCGGGGAGATCGGCGGAACGAACGAGGAGAAGGCTGCGGAGTTCATCAAGGCCAACGTTAAAAAGCCTGTGGTGGGATTCATTGCCGGGCAGACGGCGCCTCCGGGCCGGCGCATGGGCCATGCGGGCGCGATTATCTCGGGCGGTGAGGGGACGGCCGAGAGCAAGATGGAAGCCATGGCGAATGCGGGCATTCATGTTGTGAAGTCGCCGGCGGAGATTGGCGAGACGATGGCGAAGGTGCTGGGCAAGGCATAG